One Camelina sativa cultivar DH55 chromosome 3, Cs, whole genome shotgun sequence genomic window carries:
- the LOC104763009 gene encoding probable beta-1,3-galactosyltransferase 2 isoform X2, whose translation MSTKMKGEYSSSRSFASRKYTILLCLGSFCLGLFFTDRMWSIQESKGMSRPSVTEAERLKLISEGCNPKPKEVKRDPQALLGQVANTHIALQTLDKTISSLEMELAAARSVQESLQNGAPVSDDMGKKQPQVKRRYLMVVGINTAFSSRKRRDSIRATWMPQGEKRKRLEEEKGIIIRFVIGHSATAGGILDRAIEAEDRKHGDFLRLDHVEGYLELSGKTKTYFSTAFSMWDADFYVKVDDDVHVNIATLGETLVRHRKKPRVYIGCMKSGPVLSQKGVRYHEPEYWKFGENGNKYFRHATGQLYAISRDLASYISINQHVLHKYANEDVSLGAWFIGIDVKHIDDRRLCCGTPPDCEWKAQAGNICVASFDWSCSGICRSADRIKEVHRRCGEGEKALWSATF comes from the exons ATGTCGACGAAGATGAAAGGAGAGTATTCTTCTTCTAGAAGCTTCGCTTCAAGGAAATATACAATATTACTCTGCTTAGGAAGCTTCTGCCTCGGTTTGTTCTTCACCGATCG GATGTGGAGTATTCAGGAATCTAAAGGCATGTCTCGTCCATCTGTAACCGAAGCTGAAAGATTGAAACTCATCTCTGAAGGCTGCAATCCAAAACCT AAAGAAGTCAAAAGAGATCCTCAGGCTTTGCTTGGACAAGTAGCCAATACACATATTGCATTaca GACATTGGATAAGACCATTTCAAGCTTAGAGATGGAGTTAGCTGCAGCAAGGTCTGTGCAGGAATCTTTACAAAACGGTGCTCCTGTCTCAGATGATATGGGGAAGAAGCAACCGCAGGTGAAGAGACGGTATCTGATGGTCGTAGGGATTAATACAGCTTTTAGTAGCAGAAAGAGAAGGGATTCTATTCGAGCAACCTGGATGCCTCAAG gggaaaaaagaaagagacttgaagaagagaaggggaTTATCATCCGGTTTGTCATTGGTCACAG TGCAACGGCCGGGGGAATTCTAGATCGAGCTATAGAAGCTGAGGACAGGAAGCATGGAGATTTCTTGAGACTA GACCATGTTGAAGGGTACCTAGAGTTGTCAGGCAAGACAAAAACTTACTTTTCTACAGCTTTTTCAATGTGGGATGCAGATTTCTATGTCAAAGTAGATGATGATGTTCATGTAAATATAG CAACTCTTGGGGAAACTCTTGTTAGACACCGGAAAAAACCACGGGTCTATATCGGTTGCATGAAATCTGGTCCTGTCCTCTCTCAAAA AGGTGTGAGATACCATGAGCCAGAGTACTGGAAATTTGGTGAGAATGGGAACAAATACTTCCGTCATGCTACTGGACAGTTATACGCTATTTCAAGAGACTTGGCTTCTTATATTTCAATCAATCA GCATGTTCTTCACAAGTATGCGAACGAAGATGTTTCACTAGGAGCTTGGTTTATCGGGATTGATGTGAAGCACATCGACGATAGAAGATTATGCTGTGGCACGCCTCCTG ATTGTGAATGGAAAGCGCAGGCTGGAAACATTTGTGTAGCATCATTCGACTGGAGCTGCAGTGGAATCTGCAGATCAGCAGATCGCATCAAAGAGGTTCATCGACGTTGCGGTGAAGGCGAGAAGGCTCTTTGGAGTGCCACATTTTGA
- the LOC104763009 gene encoding probable beta-1,3-galactosyltransferase 2 isoform X1 gives MSTKMKGEYSSSRSFASRKYTILLCLGSFCLGLFFTDRMWSIQESKGMSRPSVTEAERLKLISEGCNPKPLYQKEVKRDPQALLGQVANTHIALQTLDKTISSLEMELAAARSVQESLQNGAPVSDDMGKKQPQVKRRYLMVVGINTAFSSRKRRDSIRATWMPQGEKRKRLEEEKGIIIRFVIGHSATAGGILDRAIEAEDRKHGDFLRLDHVEGYLELSGKTKTYFSTAFSMWDADFYVKVDDDVHVNIATLGETLVRHRKKPRVYIGCMKSGPVLSQKGVRYHEPEYWKFGENGNKYFRHATGQLYAISRDLASYISINQHVLHKYANEDVSLGAWFIGIDVKHIDDRRLCCGTPPDCEWKAQAGNICVASFDWSCSGICRSADRIKEVHRRCGEGEKALWSATF, from the exons ATGTCGACGAAGATGAAAGGAGAGTATTCTTCTTCTAGAAGCTTCGCTTCAAGGAAATATACAATATTACTCTGCTTAGGAAGCTTCTGCCTCGGTTTGTTCTTCACCGATCG GATGTGGAGTATTCAGGAATCTAAAGGCATGTCTCGTCCATCTGTAACCGAAGCTGAAAGATTGAAACTCATCTCTGAAGGCTGCAATCCAAAACCT CTTTATCAGAAAGAAGTCAAAAGAGATCCTCAGGCTTTGCTTGGACAAGTAGCCAATACACATATTGCATTaca GACATTGGATAAGACCATTTCAAGCTTAGAGATGGAGTTAGCTGCAGCAAGGTCTGTGCAGGAATCTTTACAAAACGGTGCTCCTGTCTCAGATGATATGGGGAAGAAGCAACCGCAGGTGAAGAGACGGTATCTGATGGTCGTAGGGATTAATACAGCTTTTAGTAGCAGAAAGAGAAGGGATTCTATTCGAGCAACCTGGATGCCTCAAG gggaaaaaagaaagagacttgaagaagagaaggggaTTATCATCCGGTTTGTCATTGGTCACAG TGCAACGGCCGGGGGAATTCTAGATCGAGCTATAGAAGCTGAGGACAGGAAGCATGGAGATTTCTTGAGACTA GACCATGTTGAAGGGTACCTAGAGTTGTCAGGCAAGACAAAAACTTACTTTTCTACAGCTTTTTCAATGTGGGATGCAGATTTCTATGTCAAAGTAGATGATGATGTTCATGTAAATATAG CAACTCTTGGGGAAACTCTTGTTAGACACCGGAAAAAACCACGGGTCTATATCGGTTGCATGAAATCTGGTCCTGTCCTCTCTCAAAA AGGTGTGAGATACCATGAGCCAGAGTACTGGAAATTTGGTGAGAATGGGAACAAATACTTCCGTCATGCTACTGGACAGTTATACGCTATTTCAAGAGACTTGGCTTCTTATATTTCAATCAATCA GCATGTTCTTCACAAGTATGCGAACGAAGATGTTTCACTAGGAGCTTGGTTTATCGGGATTGATGTGAAGCACATCGACGATAGAAGATTATGCTGTGGCACGCCTCCTG ATTGTGAATGGAAAGCGCAGGCTGGAAACATTTGTGTAGCATCATTCGACTGGAGCTGCAGTGGAATCTGCAGATCAGCAGATCGCATCAAAGAGGTTCATCGACGTTGCGGTGAAGGCGAGAAGGCTCTTTGGAGTGCCACATTTTGA